A section of the Pseudanabaena mucicola str. Chao 1806 genome encodes:
- a CDS encoding helix-turn-helix domain-containing protein, which translates to MKLQVNKYANLIRELQDRLNLNQMQLAKRVGTTNLSLSRWKNGHHAPSPMAIALLKKAVDDLGDRGKDLHQYF; encoded by the coding sequence ATGAAGTTACAGGTAAATAAATATGCAAACTTGATTAGGGAACTGCAAGACAGACTTAACCTCAATCAAATGCAGCTTGCTAAACGGGTAGGGACTACGAATTTATCGCTCAGTCGATGGAAAAATGGACATCATGCACCCTCACCGATGGCGATCGCTTTGCTTAAAAAAGCAGTCGATGACTTAGGCGATCGGGGGAAAGATTTACACCAGTATTTCTAA
- a CDS encoding DUF1778 domain-containing protein — protein sequence MANPLLSVRVSQELLDEIDRAAALIECDRSEFVVQAIAEKLGNKKFLPVSKQIEDLDRRLTLVEKKISVLVEN from the coding sequence ATGGCTAATCCACTGCTTTCTGTAAGGGTTTCACAGGAATTATTAGATGAAATAGATCGGGCGGCGGCGTTGATAGAGTGCGATCGCTCTGAGTTTGTGGTGCAAGCGATCGCGGAAAAGTTAGGTAATAAAAAGTTTTTGCCCGTGAGTAAACAAATTGAAGATCTTGATCGAAGGCTGACTTTAGTTGAAAAGAAAATTTCTGTTCTAGTAGAGAATTAA
- the cutA gene encoding divalent-cation tolerance protein CutA, translating into MPNPELIIIMTTLPNLELANSIARILVEEKLAACVQVLPTMTSTYIWDNQLCQEPEHLVLIKTLASNYELLAARLTSLHPYEVPEIIALPVVAVEQNYLLWAKSSLLKQGQ; encoded by the coding sequence ATGCCTAATCCTGAGCTAATCATCATCATGACCACCTTGCCCAATCTAGAGCTTGCTAATAGCATTGCCCGAATACTGGTTGAGGAAAAACTTGCCGCTTGTGTTCAGGTATTGCCCACCATGACATCTACCTACATCTGGGATAACCAACTATGCCAAGAGCCAGAGCATCTAGTTTTAATCAAAACTCTGGCAAGCAACTATGAATTACTGGCAGCAAGACTGACTTCCCTACATCCCTATGAAGTCCCTGAAATCATCGCCTTGCCAGTGGTCGCAGTTGAGCAAAATTACTTACTATGGGCTAAATCTTCTTTGTTAAAGCAAGGGCAATAG
- a CDS encoding thermonuclease family protein: MRNKIVESAVNAIAVLGVAGFFFHQNHQREIAARPSYEGNNDAAIARPIKLSDTAYKICETTRVSDGDTIAVNCDGEKLKLRFCGIDAPESKQPLGKESKALMSKLVEGKQVYVRPIELDRYGRTVAEVEVKSDRKVNQRDYEVLFVNAEMVKAGLAYEYKQYSKNCPNRDRISKAEDFAREKKIGVWSGNYEKPWDYRRKNK, encoded by the coding sequence ATGCGTAATAAAATAGTTGAGTCAGCTGTTAATGCGATCGCTGTTCTAGGAGTAGCAGGATTCTTTTTTCATCAAAATCATCAACGCGAGATAGCGGCTCGTCCAAGTTATGAAGGAAATAATGATGCAGCGATCGCTCGTCCGATCAAGTTGTCAGACACGGCTTATAAAATCTGCGAAACAACGAGGGTTAGTGATGGCGATACGATCGCTGTTAATTGTGATGGCGAAAAATTAAAACTTAGATTTTGCGGGATTGATGCACCTGAATCTAAGCAGCCATTGGGCAAAGAGTCTAAGGCTTTGATGTCGAAATTAGTTGAAGGCAAGCAAGTATATGTTCGTCCTATTGAACTCGATCGCTATGGTCGCACAGTTGCTGAAGTCGAGGTAAAGAGCGATCGCAAGGTAAATCAGCGCGATTATGAGGTTTTGTTTGTCAATGCTGAGATGGTCAAAGCTGGACTCGCCTATGAATATAAGCAATATTCTAAAAATTGCCCCAATCGCGATCGCATAAGTAAGGCGGAAGATTTTGCTAGGGAAAAGAAGATCGGCGTATGGAGTGGCAATTACGAGAAGCCTTGGGACTATCGGAGAAAGAATAAGTAA
- a CDS encoding metal-dependent hydrolase codes for MLSITHAAIATCATSLIIGTADPAVLVASAIASQLPDIDTTKSYTGLIFYPLARWFEDRYPHRCATHSFMASAIVTAVTAPIALWFSWQIWLGLSIGYFFGWFSDVFTKSGVAAFYPSNARLVIPGNPKARLSTGSSSEYWVLGIAIALLIISCQFISNGGVTELFERSFFRNIETAADIFKKDGTTRQVFVKVSGINIFTSEKIDGKEFKVITASETSVIAKDDRGDLYQIGKGENSQIRPTSVETKLGEKISIQAIEVEPKDQFVSEWLLSVPDNAFISGTLLVDNVESLKIPLEQKNFNTFRVSGGTIELLNARKQTLEPILDSFILNSKIIIKVRSDEPIAKISGSSRNIRRCDRPEIDTRWCRASDQRISFSYLSQASRSKTQG; via the coding sequence ATGCTCTCAATAACCCATGCCGCGATCGCCACCTGTGCGACCAGTTTAATCATTGGCACTGCCGATCCCGCCGTTCTGGTAGCCAGTGCGATCGCCTCGCAGTTGCCCGATATTGATACCACCAAGAGCTATACGGGCTTAATCTTTTACCCATTAGCCCGATGGTTTGAAGATCGCTATCCCCATCGATGTGCAACCCATAGCTTTATGGCAAGTGCGATCGTCACCGCAGTTACCGCCCCAATTGCGTTGTGGTTTAGTTGGCAGATTTGGCTTGGTTTGTCAATTGGCTACTTTTTTGGATGGTTCTCTGATGTATTCACTAAGTCAGGAGTGGCAGCATTTTATCCCAGTAATGCAAGGCTCGTAATTCCTGGGAATCCCAAGGCAAGGTTAAGCACTGGATCGAGTAGCGAATACTGGGTGTTAGGCATAGCGATCGCTCTATTAATTATTAGTTGTCAATTTATTAGCAATGGTGGTGTCACCGAGCTATTTGAAAGGTCATTTTTTCGCAACATTGAGACTGCCGCCGACATTTTCAAAAAAGACGGGACAACCAGACAAGTATTTGTCAAAGTTTCGGGAATCAATATTTTTACTTCAGAAAAAATTGATGGCAAAGAATTCAAAGTAATTACCGCTTCGGAAACATCGGTAATTGCCAAGGACGATCGCGGGGATTTGTACCAGATTGGCAAAGGTGAAAATTCACAGATTCGACCTACTAGCGTAGAAACAAAGCTTGGTGAAAAAATATCCATTCAGGCGATCGAGGTTGAGCCAAAGGATCAATTTGTGTCTGAATGGTTGTTATCGGTTCCTGACAATGCTTTCATTTCTGGGACTTTGCTTGTCGATAATGTCGAGTCGTTAAAAATTCCCCTAGAACAAAAAAACTTTAATACCTTCCGAGTTTCGGGCGGTACTATCGAATTATTAAACGCCCGTAAACAAACTCTAGAGCCGATTTTAGATTCTTTTATACTTAATTCAAAGATTATTATTAAGGTAAGAAGCGATGAGCCAATTGCAAAGATATCAGGATCTTCCAGAAATATTAGGAGATGCGATCGCCCAGAAATTGATACAAGATGGTGCAGAGCATCGGATCAGAGAATCAGCTTTAGCTACCTTAGCCAAGCATCGCGATCAAAAACGCAGGGCTAG
- a CDS encoding ATP-binding protein, with the protein MENFRIGEINQAIASLETNQSLLIIGEEGSGKSAIAESVRTAFKSRGWNVAIADYSSSAKTTLIEICDQLGLDTEDSSGKKPVPYTADQLRDEIAQELQRTNVLLICDNAHRYPVSLRYWLQDCLGNRALLLMLATKPPVGGIFFKMPRISIQPMMSQEIREIMLEEAAEIGLKLPASTIADLEQRCGGNPFLARRVVREQSLNLGTDEQGDRVDYVDGTPFLIAGISLVGIIRFIGLGLGDKSLYIIGGIATISAISLRVVMMRANYRNKSRIES; encoded by the coding sequence ATGGAAAATTTTAGAATTGGCGAAATTAATCAAGCGATCGCTAGCCTAGAAACAAATCAAAGCCTCTTAATCATTGGTGAGGAGGGTTCGGGCAAAAGTGCGATCGCCGAGTCGGTGCGGACTGCATTTAAAAGTCGTGGTTGGAATGTGGCGATCGCGGATTATTCGAGTTCAGCAAAAACTACGCTCATAGAAATCTGCGATCAACTAGGACTTGATACCGAAGACAGTTCTGGCAAAAAACCAGTGCCTTACACTGCCGACCAATTGCGGGATGAAATTGCACAGGAATTACAGCGCACGAACGTACTGCTCATTTGTGATAATGCCCACCGATATCCCGTTAGTTTGCGCTATTGGCTACAAGATTGTTTGGGGAATCGCGCACTGTTACTGATGTTGGCGACAAAGCCCCCTGTTGGCGGAATATTTTTTAAAATGCCGCGCATATCTATACAGCCGATGATGTCACAGGAAATTCGGGAAATTATGTTGGAGGAAGCAGCAGAGATCGGGTTGAAGCTTCCAGCCTCGACCATTGCCGATCTTGAGCAGAGATGTGGGGGCAATCCATTTCTAGCGAGAAGAGTTGTGCGGGAGCAGTCGTTAAATCTAGGCACTGATGAACAAGGCGATCGCGTGGACTATGTAGATGGGACACCGTTTTTAATTGCGGGTATTTCTCTAGTCGGAATCATTAGATTTATCGGTTTAGGCTTAGGCGACAAATCGCTTTATATCATTGGCGGAATTGCCACAATTAGCGCCATTAGTTTACGGGTGGTAATGATGCGGGCTAACTATCGGAATAAATCTAGGATTGAAAGCTAA
- a CDS encoding response regulator transcription factor, which produces MSTVLVVEDSVTQREMIEDLLKSIGLIVKTAGDGIEAIEQMQGSCPDIVVMDIVMPRMNGYELCRRIKTDPKTERVPVVMCSSKGEEFDRYWGRKQGADAYIAKPFQPQELVGTVKQLLRKA; this is translated from the coding sequence ATGAGTACAGTTCTGGTGGTTGAAGATAGTGTCACACAGAGAGAAATGATTGAAGACTTACTTAAGAGTATTGGTTTAATCGTCAAAACAGCAGGTGACGGCATAGAAGCAATAGAGCAAATGCAAGGCAGTTGCCCAGATATCGTAGTTATGGACATTGTCATGCCCCGCATGAATGGCTATGAACTATGTCGTCGCATCAAAACTGATCCTAAAACTGAGCGTGTTCCCGTCGTAATGTGCTCATCTAAGGGTGAAGAATTTGATCGCTACTGGGGAAGAAAGCAAGGCGCTGATGCCTATATTGCCAAACCATTCCAGCCTCAAGAGTTAGTTGGGACTGTCAAACAGTTACTTAGAAAAGCTTAA
- a CDS encoding chemotaxis protein CheW: MVGNQDFFLGIGQDQATDFDQGIEAPEGELHLRFFVSSGIEFALPAIGVSQVLEYAPDRINPMPNVSPLLLGTVNIRGRVIWVGDLGQFLGEVPPVNTDRAEISIIAIEDQGMMLGLAVEQIGVMAWLDPSQLAISRNRSDSMAPFIKGEWIMEGSEPLKLLDQVNILRSARWAS; the protein is encoded by the coding sequence ATGGTTGGAAACCAAGATTTCTTCCTCGGTATCGGACAAGATCAGGCGACTGACTTTGACCAAGGTATTGAAGCACCAGAAGGTGAGCTACATTTAAGGTTCTTTGTGTCTTCTGGGATTGAATTTGCTTTGCCTGCAATTGGAGTTAGTCAAGTTTTAGAATATGCTCCTGATCGAATTAATCCTATGCCAAATGTCTCTCCCCTGCTGCTAGGTACAGTTAATATTCGGGGTAGAGTTATTTGGGTAGGCGATCTCGGGCAGTTTTTGGGAGAAGTGCCTCCAGTCAATACAGATCGGGCTGAAATTTCTATCATTGCGATCGAGGATCAAGGCATGATGTTAGGCTTAGCAGTGGAACAAATTGGTGTCATGGCTTGGCTTGACCCTTCCCAGTTAGCCATTTCTAGAAACAGATCTGACAGTATGGCTCCATTTATTAAAGGTGAATGGATAATGGAAGGTAGTGAGCCTCTAAAGCTGCTGGATCAAGTCAATATTTTGCGATCAGCACGCTGGGCTTCATAG
- a CDS encoding methyl-accepting chemotaxis protein, which translates to MASSTQHQKEYEKASLAYMQGDYNQAAKLTQDLVQTCPSEPMYRLLHAHINLALERYQDSIVEYETVLQLTDDNSILEYAHSGIAAAKERLDIDDRYSDNNLADLVGSSNDEFGNKQYTYNNDNSYNAQSTYMQGAWSSVDSDSHTTNDFDFDDFNSDISMNGSSNYSYSAETQISGSSSFDSNYKSSSSNTSGNLNSDNDVVFMDEFDDFEDLSESSFANSFSDSETTQMALDRSISDFGSQDFATSVRSTNTTATVDPDISARRFNQTGNEAELFGLGSSNARAGSKRGVDVITDTSEQGGLFSPFDNMPLKTKNLITAIASGVVAIVAAGLVTNFAISSIKDNGTREQLRNTGWMMATAAAIASGSMAWGLGKRSSRMIEQATENLQSQFDSVIRGDMTPRASIYSEDEFGRLAASFNQMIQSIVSNTNEAQRKAAEQEQAKEDLQRQVIRLLDDVEGAARGDLTVQAEVTADVLGAVADSFNLTIQNLREIVNQVKIAARQVNESSLENEAFARSLSSDALRQAEELSVTLNSVQMMTESIQRVAESAREADQVAKLASETAIKGGEAVERTVSGILDIRETVAETTRKVKRLGESSQEISKIVGLISQIASRTNLLALNASIEAARAGDAGRGFAIVADEVRQLADRAAKASKEIEQIVLQIQSETSNVQQAMEIGTQQVIDGTKRAEQARQSLTDIIQVSHRIETLVLSITEDTVKQTETSRTVSQVMQSVELTAQETSQESQRVSASLQNLVGVARSLQDSVERFRVDSGDKAGGR; encoded by the coding sequence ATGGCATCAAGTACACAGCATCAAAAAGAGTATGAAAAGGCTTCCTTAGCCTACATGCAAGGAGATTACAATCAAGCTGCAAAATTAACACAGGATCTTGTCCAAACATGCCCTAGTGAGCCTATGTATCGGTTACTTCATGCTCATATTAATCTCGCCCTAGAACGCTATCAAGACTCAATCGTTGAATATGAAACTGTTTTGCAATTAACTGATGACAACTCAATTCTTGAATATGCTCATAGTGGCATTGCTGCTGCCAAGGAAAGATTAGATATCGATGATAGATATAGTGACAATAACTTAGCGGATTTGGTTGGCTCATCAAATGACGAGTTTGGAAATAAACAATATACTTATAACAATGACAATAGCTATAACGCTCAATCAACTTATATGCAGGGGGCTTGGTCTTCAGTTGATAGTGATAGCCATACCACTAACGATTTTGACTTTGATGATTTTAATTCTGATATTTCAATGAATGGCTCTAGTAATTATAGCTATAGTGCCGAAACGCAAATCTCAGGCTCATCGAGCTTTGATTCTAATTATAAATCTTCTAGCAGCAACACCTCTGGAAACTTGAACTCAGATAATGATGTTGTATTCATGGATGAGTTTGATGATTTTGAAGATCTTAGTGAATCATCTTTTGCTAATTCCTTTAGTGATTCCGAAACAACTCAGATGGCTTTGGATCGCTCGATATCTGATTTTGGTAGTCAAGATTTCGCAACATCAGTAAGGTCTACAAATACTACAGCAACTGTTGACCCAGATATCTCAGCACGGCGGTTCAATCAGACTGGCAATGAAGCAGAGCTATTTGGGTTGGGATCAAGTAATGCTCGTGCAGGATCAAAACGTGGTGTGGATGTCATTACTGATACCTCTGAGCAAGGTGGGCTATTTTCTCCATTTGACAACATGCCCTTGAAAACAAAAAACCTGATCACCGCGATCGCATCAGGGGTGGTGGCAATAGTGGCAGCTGGTTTGGTAACTAACTTTGCAATCAGCTCGATTAAAGACAATGGAACCCGTGAGCAGTTAAGGAATACGGGTTGGATGATGGCTACTGCAGCAGCGATCGCGAGTGGCTCGATGGCATGGGGATTGGGTAAACGCTCGTCGCGAATGATCGAACAAGCAACCGAAAACCTACAGTCTCAATTTGATTCGGTCATCCGTGGAGATATGACTCCAAGAGCTTCTATTTATAGTGAGGATGAGTTTGGTAGACTCGCAGCTAGTTTTAACCAAATGATTCAGTCCATCGTGTCTAACACGAATGAAGCACAGCGCAAAGCCGCCGAACAAGAACAGGCAAAAGAAGATCTCCAACGTCAGGTAATCCGTTTACTCGATGACGTAGAGGGAGCAGCACGTGGTGACTTGACGGTACAGGCGGAGGTAACAGCCGATGTCCTCGGTGCAGTTGCTGATTCCTTTAATCTCACCATTCAAAACCTCCGTGAAATTGTTAACCAAGTAAAAATTGCGGCGCGTCAGGTAAACGAAAGCTCTCTCGAAAACGAGGCTTTTGCCCGCAGCTTATCTTCAGACGCATTGCGTCAAGCAGAAGAACTGAGCGTTACCTTAAATTCGGTGCAAATGATGACGGAATCGATTCAGCGAGTGGCTGAAAGCGCTCGCGAGGCGGATCAAGTCGCAAAACTTGCATCGGAAACCGCGATCAAGGGTGGCGAAGCGGTAGAACGCACTGTATCTGGTATTCTCGACATTCGTGAAACGGTTGCGGAAACTACTCGGAAGGTAAAACGACTAGGTGAGTCGTCTCAAGAAATTTCTAAGATAGTTGGTTTGATTTCCCAGATTGCTTCGCGTACTAACTTACTCGCATTGAACGCTAGTATTGAAGCTGCAAGAGCAGGAGATGCAGGGCGTGGTTTTGCGATCGTTGCTGACGAAGTTCGCCAGCTAGCTGATCGCGCTGCCAAAGCGTCGAAGGAAATTGAACAAATCGTATTGCAAATTCAGAGTGAAACTAGTAATGTGCAACAAGCGATGGAAATTGGTACTCAACAGGTTATCGATGGTACTAAACGTGCAGAGCAAGCTCGTCAGTCCCTAACCGACATTATCCAAGTGTCCCACCGAATTGAAACTCTGGTGCTATCCATTACCGAAGATACTGTCAAACAAACCGAGACTTCACGCACCGTATCACAGGTTATGCAGTCAGTTGAGTTAACCGCTCAAGAAACTTCGCAAGAATCCCAACGAGTATCCGCCTCACTACAAAACCTTGTAGGCGTTGCCCGTAGTCTCCAAGATTCTGTGGAACGATTCCGCGTTGACTCAGGTGATAAAGCGGGAGGTCGTTAG
- a CDS encoding Hpt domain-containing protein: protein MNSEQQQQRIMGYFIEEAREHLQTIEQGVLNLHNILDEPESINELFRAAHSIKGGAAMLGVGSIQHVAHRLEDFFKILKENPQINVDERLKSLLLAGFDPLAELLDELQIGFRISDELTQEISNRVKPVFTELESHINQLTSNSNEQVVSPILVDQKVVQQEQLIVQPKTFTSQRAIFQEEITNKMRDMLQIFRGVDSQESRSQLLEICNYFQEVGNRLELSNWTNLANQIKNLIAYPINSYQILAPIVIRELKDAQDLVLANREAEIATSQQIQTLLSNRFSEEKDDDVSTIFTTTTSFPSEAASIEEDLKIIDDLESGEYEALELDSINPVTQQSHHADEINLFSNQEKQEEVFDLSEIHQEQIDQMSWMDSEYEITENQHIDGPKVGASELKTLATLFENDDIDFDVAWQDIESNEINLAKHGNDQNFHNNNNNHDEFADLLDNTSTDLNIPVSNRGLEDANLEELFGDLATDEQTSTIQDSQDLCPKDQESLGLFPEDMDIISNPTHQSISKNSPDSLEDLVISDLATEKSVDIEFDDFDLGINIIDQISDINTENAEVINTDDEDFDANDTSGLNIFDELGFDNDDFDQEAESLVIDHDDDKVEEPVFLDQNEFGEIAVSISSDDLID from the coding sequence ATGAACTCGGAACAACAACAGCAGCGCATCATGGGTTATTTCATTGAAGAAGCCCGTGAACATCTCCAAACAATCGAGCAAGGTGTATTAAACTTGCATAACATCTTAGACGAACCCGAATCCATTAATGAGCTTTTTCGTGCGGCTCACTCAATTAAAGGTGGCGCAGCCATGCTAGGCGTAGGGAGCATTCAGCATGTTGCTCATCGATTAGAAGACTTTTTTAAAATTCTCAAAGAGAATCCTCAAATAAATGTTGATGAACGGTTAAAAAGTCTTTTATTAGCTGGTTTTGATCCTCTAGCTGAATTGCTTGATGAGTTACAAATTGGTTTTCGTATATCCGACGAACTAACACAAGAAATTAGTAACCGTGTCAAGCCTGTCTTTACAGAATTGGAATCCCATATTAATCAATTAACTTCTAATTCTAATGAACAAGTAGTTTCTCCTATTCTTGTTGATCAAAAAGTTGTTCAACAAGAACAGCTTATTGTCCAACCTAAAACATTTACTTCTCAAAGAGCAATCTTCCAAGAAGAAATTACTAATAAAATGCGTGATATGCTACAAATATTTCGTGGCGTAGATTCACAGGAAAGCCGATCGCAACTACTGGAAATTTGTAACTACTTTCAAGAAGTTGGTAATAGACTTGAACTTAGCAACTGGACGAATTTAGCTAATCAGATCAAAAATTTGATCGCTTATCCCATTAACTCATATCAGATTCTTGCGCCTATTGTAATTCGTGAACTAAAAGATGCTCAAGACTTAGTTTTAGCAAATCGAGAAGCCGAAATCGCCACATCACAACAAATTCAAACCCTCTTATCCAATCGTTTCTCTGAGGAAAAGGATGATGACGTTAGCACAATCTTTACCACCACAACTAGTTTTCCCTCAGAAGCGGCAAGTATAGAAGAAGACCTAAAAATTATTGATGATTTAGAGTCTGGAGAATATGAAGCTTTAGAATTGGATTCTATAAACCCAGTTACTCAACAGTCTCATCACGCTGATGAGATTAATCTATTTAGTAACCAAGAAAAACAAGAAGAAGTCTTTGATCTATCAGAAATACATCAAGAACAAATCGATCAAATGAGCTGGATGGACAGTGAGTATGAAATCACTGAGAATCAACATATTGATGGTCCTAAAGTTGGAGCTTCAGAGTTAAAGACTCTAGCCACATTATTTGAAAATGATGATATTGATTTTGATGTTGCTTGGCAAGATATCGAATCTAACGAGATTAATCTGGCAAAGCATGGCAATGACCAAAACTTTCATAACAATAATAACAATCATGATGAATTTGCTGATTTACTCGATAATACCTCCACAGATCTCAACATTCCTGTAAGTAATCGTGGATTAGAGGATGCTAATCTAGAGGAATTATTTGGTGACTTGGCTACTGACGAGCAAACTAGTACTATTCAAGATTCTCAAGATTTATGTCCAAAAGATCAGGAATCACTAGGGTTATTCCCAGAAGATATGGATATTATATCCAATCCAACGCATCAATCGATTTCAAAGAATTCTCCAGATAGTCTTGAAGATTTAGTGATTAGTGATTTGGCTACAGAGAAATCCGTTGATATAGAATTTGACGATTTTGATCTAGGAATCAATATTATTGATCAAATAAGTGATATCAATACTGAAAATGCTGAAGTCATTAATACTGACGATGAAGATTTTGATGCCAATGATACTTCGGGACTAAATATATTTGATGAGCTAGGTTTTGATAATGATGATTTTGATCAGGAAGCAGAATCACTAGTAATTGATCACGATGATGATAAAGTTGAAGAGCCAGTATTTCTCGATCAGAATGAATTTGGTGAAATAGCTGTATCTATTAGTAGCGATGATCTGATTGACTGA